The Chondrinema litorale genomic interval GCGATTTCAGTTCCTACATTTACATCTTCTCGCTTATCACTTAAGAGTAATTTTCCATCAACATAAAGTCTAACATAACCGGCTGCGTGGCCTTCAAAATAATACACACCATCAGCATCCACTTTTATAAATCCATCAAAAGAAATTCCCCAAGCCGTATTTCTGTGCAAAACTTCCTCGAAGTTTAAGAAGGTAGTTTTGCCTTTTCTTATTTCTTGTAACTGATTAAAGTCGGCAGGGTCTGAGATTTCGCCTTCGAAATAAGTGTAATCCAAACCTCTTTTAGGATTAGAAACATTGCTTGTTTCGTGTAAAGCTTCTTTCTCAAATTTTTTGGTTATTACTTGACTTTTACCTGTTCTATTAAATGCCACCGCTTTTACAGTAGTAGTTTCTGATATGGTAAAAGGCTTTTTGTAAAGTGTAGAACTTTTGGTTGGTTTAGTACCATCTAAGGTATAGCGAATGCTCATGTTGTCATAGAGGGTTTGCATCTCAACCGTCAAACTCTCTGGAAAAACAGATTGCGCTGGTAAAACCATAGGTGTCGGAGGTTCTTTAGCCAGTATTTCGTTTTCACCTTTGTTGGTATTTTTAACCATAGAAAAAGAGTCGAAAACATTTCCGTTTTCATCCATTGCCTGAAATTCGATGGTTTTATCAAATACAGTTACATAACCAAAATGATGTGTGCTTTTTAATTTTCTTGTAAACCAAGCACGTGTTGGTTGGGCAACCTCTAAATGACCACCAGCACCGCCCACATTCAAGTAAAGCACGCCTTTTTGCTGATTTATTTTGTTTTGGAAGATCGGCCAAGTACGCTCATAAGTATGTATATGTCCATAGAAAACGATATCAACCAAGTATTTTTCAAAAAGTGGTACCAAGTTTCTTGTGTCAGTATCGCCTAAAGTAGATTTTTCATATTCGGTATCTCCAAAGTCATTGGCTTCAGAAGAGTAGGGAGGATGGTGATGTACTACAATTTTCCAAGTTGCGTCAGATTTTGCCAGTTGCCATTCTAACCACTGGTATTGTACACTACCCGGCTGAATATCTCTGTTGGTGTCTACCATAAAAAATTCAGCATTACCATATTTAAAAGTGTATCTGTACTCAGGCTCTGGATTCGCACTGTATTGGTAGTAAAAAGGCGCATCTACTTCGTGGTTACCGGGAACTGAGAAAATCGGATATCTTTTAGTAAAAGTATTACTTGGGTTTAAATATTCATCTACCCAGTCGTCTTTCATGTAACCATAAGAAACCAGGTCGCCAGCATGGAGACCAAAATCGGGTCTTTCTTGCCAAGCCAAAGTGGTTAACTTGCCCCAAACATCTGGGTTTCCCTGTGAGTCGCTAAATACTGCAAAAGCAAAAGCCGAATTATCAGAAACCGCAGTTTTAAATGTTGAAACTGCGGTTTCTAGTTTATCGCCAGATTCTAAAATGGTGGTTACTTTGTAAAAATAAGGCGTTTCTTCTTCCAAGTTTTCCAATAAAACCTCATGCATAATGGTGTTTTCATCAGAAAAATACTTTAATGAAAGATTAGGGCTATCCACATCAAATTGTGATGGCCCATACTCCACAATCGAATTGCCGGGAATGGATGTTTCCCATAAAATCTTTATGCTGTTTTTGGTGCCAAATTGTAAATAAGGATTTACTACAAAGCGGCCAGTTTGTGCACTAGCTTGAAAAATGATTAATAGTGCTCCAATCAAAAAAGTGAGTTTGCGCATTTTCTATTAGTATAGTTTTTAATTAGCATTTAAGTATTTGTTCTCTTCTTGAATACTCTCAAAAATTCTAAAAGTACTATCGGGAATTGCCTCAAATTTCAATTTTAGCTTAATCCCTAAATACAATCTGATGGCAAAGCAATTTGCTAAAGCTTTTAAATAGCATGGGACTGCACGAAGTTTTCAGAAACTTAATGCTTAGTATATTTTACTGTAATATGGGTAGGATAAACTTATAAAATCCAAACAATACACCTTTTGGATTAGTTATGAAAAACAAATGCAACATGTTTTGTTGTGTGTTTTTTTTAATGAAGTAATCTGATGAAATACACCATTTTTTCGGCGATGTTTCTCTGTTTGCGGAAGATTTTTTTAACTACTATTTTATTATCATGACTAAGCATCTGGCGATCCGACTATCTCTTATTATCAGCCTATTATTCAACTTTGCTGTTGCATACAGTGCTTCAATCAATGGCAAAATCAAGAAAGTTTCTAAGCAAGATATACAAATTGGTGATGATACATTTAAAGTAAGTGAAGACGGGACTTTCATCTACGATAAGAAAATTAAAAATCCGGCTTTGTTAGATGTGGTTTATGGTGAGATGGCATGGACGGTTTATGTAGAACCTGAAGCTACTCTTGAAATCAACATATCAGATAGTAACCTAAATAATATTACTTACTCAGGTGTTTTAAAATCGGAAAATGCTTGTTTGCTCAAAATCAGCCAGATGTCTGAAAAAGCAAACAAATACCTCAAGGCTAATTGGGAGGAGTTGCATATAAAATCTGAAACTGATTTTGTTACTGTGATTGATTCGCTCAAGCAACTCTATCTAATTTGTATGGTTCCCGCTGAGATAGATGGCAATAGATTAACTATGGATTTTATCGATCGTTTTGGGGCATATCTAGATTTAAATTACAATAGATTTATTGTGATGTATCCTGAAAGGCACTATCAATACACAGGTAAAGAAGTGGCTTTGAGTCCTTATGTGATGGATGAAATAGAAAAGCTCAACCTTGACAATAAATCTCTGTTAGACATAGAAGGATACAAAAAGTTTGTAACTGCTCTGATAGATTATAAAACAGGGCTCGAATTAAAAAGCGATAGCTCATCACTCAATACAGAAATGCTTAAAACAGATGCGGTTTTTGGTTTGATTAACGAAATGTTTAAGCAAGAAGAACTGCGAGATTTTTGGCTTTCTGAGTATTTAATAAAACATATACAAGCTAATGGGATTTCTAGCAGCGAGCAATTTGTAGACGAATTTTATGCTGTTTGTGAAACCAAGGAGTATAAAAGAAAAGTAAAGGCTCAGCTAAAAGAGTAACTCAATTTAGCTTAATACCAAACAACAACTATTTTTTCCTATAATTATCGAGCACATCTTTGGCTTCTAATAATACAGAGGCTTGTTCTAGCATTTCTTTCATTTCATCAAACTCTTTTTCTATAAAATTGAGCTGAATATCGTGATGACAAGTATTGATAATGATGTGTTTGTGTCCATCAGGAAATTTGAGCGCCATCTTTTGAAAGTTGAGTTTGACAAAAGCATCGCTAAATTTTTCAAACGCTTCTGGCGTAAAACCCACCAATAGATTTTTATAATACAAGCCAATTCTCTTGCAATGGCGGCAACGGGCAATGTTAAAATAGTTGCCTTCTAGCAGTATTTCTGGTATGCAACTCATAGGATTGATTTAAAATTTACGCAAAAAAATATCAGCCTCCTTTTGTGATAAAGAAGGAATATGACTAGAAAAATAATATCTGCTTATGCAGTTTGTTCAAAGTGCTGTTTCACTTTGTCTTGCAAATAAGGGCATTCAATAGCTTTTAATGCATCTTGAATAATTTCCCTTTTTTTAGATGGGTTAGTCTGAATGTTTTGTTGCAGATTGAGTAAGAAATGATCGAATTTATCGAGTGTATTATTACTTGAATCGTTCATAATGTTGGTTTTTAGGATTGATAAATTGGCATATTGATCTGTTAGTATTTCTCAACCAGCGTTTTGGTTATTTATATAAAAATACGAAAATTAATTTTCATTCAATATAAGCTCATCTATTTTCATTTTGTTTAACCTCCCCCCAAACCATGAGCAACAATTCATGGTCGGGGAGAGGGGTAATTAGTGCCTGTGCCGCAGCTCTGGGTAAACTATTATGTTGGCAAAACAAAGTATGAGGAAAACTAGCTAGCGACACAGGGCTTAATTTTTTATATCTTAAAATTCAATGTTCCCATTGGTCTGTACAGCATATTGAAATGTATAATACTGAGAGCTTGGTCTGGTGCTTAAATCAGCAAACTCATCAGTTGAAGTATCAGGGTTACCCTCATAGTAGCTGATCATCTCTACTTTCGCATAGTTTCCATCGCCTGTTTTTAACACAATTACTACTCCCGGTATAGGTAAAATGGCATGTTGTGGTTCTGACATGGCGGTGTAAGAATACCAGCCATTGTTAGAGCCAGCTGGAATGGCATAACCTTCGGCAGAATCTACACTATAACCTGATGTTGGTGCACTGGTTATGGTTTCAAAAACGCCTTCTACAATTTGTGCAGCCCCTTCACCCGGACCAGAAGTTCCTCCATTAATCATAATAGTTGAACCATTAAATGCAATATCCCAAGTAGTTGAGTTAGAATCAGCTTGAGTGAGGGTTGTACCTCCTTCTAGGTCGAAATAGGTAATGCCGCTCTCATCTGTTGCGTGCACATCTGTTACTAAATCTAATACTACAGATTCTCCTTCATCATCGTCGTCGCAAGATGTAAAACCAAATAATGATGCAGCAAGCATTAATAGCAAGTAAAAAGTGTTTGTTATGTTTCTCATTTTAAATGATAATTAAATAGTGTTTAAATATTAATTGATTAGTTATTAGAATTTGGAAATTTCAGATTAATGCCACCATACCAGAGCCTACCTGCAACAGTGGGTTGATAAGTGTTTACTTTGTCGAGCAAGTTATTTGCCCCAGCTTCTAATGTGAGCCAGCCAAAAAGTTTTTTATTAATAGCCAAATTGAGCAAGATATAACCATCTGCATATTCACTGTCGAGATCGACAATGCCATTGCCGTTAGAATCTCCAATGCCCCATTTGCCTCTGTAAATACCTCTTAGTGAGAGATCAAAATCATACTTATTGTTGTAGTAATACAGCTTTACATTTCCTGTATGGCGAGAGCGATTTACCAGCCCACCATAGTCTGATAATGATACCAATGAGGTAATATTGGTTTTTGGATTTCGGGTATAAACCTCCCCGTTTTTAATTTCTTCTACAGCAGCTACATCTCTGGAATCTAGGTATTGATAACCCAATGAAAAACTGAGATTATCTAATACCTGATAGTCTGCTTTTATTTCAACTCCCTGAGTAACTACTTCTTCCATATTCATATAACTGAAAACACTTTGCCCATTGGTTTTTAGGGCAATTGGGGTAGAGTTAATCAGGTTACTTATTTCATTTCTAAAAGCATTAATGTTTATGTGCAACTTGCTAATAGGGTGCAGTTTTACACCAAAATTGTAAGCAATAGAAGTTTCTGCTTTAATTGCCTCAACATCAGCAGGGTCCATATAGTAGGTTTGAATGAGCCCCTCTGCTTCCAGTTCGGCAATTCTTTCTTGTACAATGCTCGAACCGATCACAGTATAGCCCACTGTCGGGTTGGTAAAGTTGAGCAGCAATTGTCTGAAATCTGGTGCTTTGTAACCACCACCAAACGAAGCTTGTATTTTCACCCAATCGTTTACTTCGTAACCTGCCGCTATTTTAGGGCTAAACCTCGATTTATACTCGCTATGAGTATCAAACCTACCTCCAACAATTACATTGAATTTACTTGAAGGAATCCACTGGTGTTGTACAAAACCATAGTTAGCGCGAAATGCATTTACATCATCGTAGCGAGTAGCTTCCACAGTTTCTATATAATGCCCAACTCCTAGTGTAGTAATGTGTTTGTCACTAATGTACCAATCGTATTGGGCTTCGGTTCGATTAAAAAGCTGTTCAAAATAGCTCTCATCATATATGCCACCATCAGACTGGTAAGTATAAGTTTGTTCAGTATTATAACCAGTGGTGTAGTTGCGTAACTGTAGTCTGTGGTTATCATTAAAATTGATATTTAATGTGGGCATCAGGTTCCAGTCGTCTTGTTTCGCATCGTTATCTACTCGAACTGTAGAGCCATCATCCAAAGTAATGTCTTCTGTATTTTCTTGCGATTCGGTGTAGTAGCGAGCGTTTATCTTCAATTTTACCTTATCAGAAAACTTGTAGCTAATCTTCGGATTAAAGGTATAAGACTCATATGGAGGTGCTGTTTTCGAAATAGTCTCTTTTGCTAAGTCGTAACCTTTAGAGCTCATTCTATCAGCAAACATACTTATAGCAAATTTATCATTGCTATAACTAGCATTGGCGCTAGTATTAAAAGTATTGAATGAGCGATATCTCATTCGCAGTGATGAATCGAAGCCAGATTTGTCTTTTTTGGTAATGATATTGACCACACCAGCCATGGCTTCGCTACCGTAAAGAGAAGAGGATGGACCTCTAATTATCTCGATTTGTGCAATGTTATTTACGGTGATTCTGCTCAAGTCGAGCGTGCCTGCGGTTCTACCAATTACAGGTTCACCATCAATTAAAATCTTGATGTAGTCAGAAGATAAGCCTTGCATTTGCAAACCAGTGCCATGGTCGCTTACAATTTGCAAACCGGCTTGTTCCATTAAAACTTCGTTGAGTCTGAAAGAACCCATCTGCTCAATTTGCTCTTCAGAGATAATCTCAACAGGTAAGGGTACATTTTCCACCGCACGAGAAGTACGTGTGGCTGTAATTGTAATTTCACTCAACTGCTTTTCATCTTCTTCGAGTTTGATATTCAGTTGTGGTGCTTTGCCATTATTTACTTCAATTTCTTTTTGGATGGTTTTATGGCCAATTCTGGTAATTTTAAGTGTATAAGTGCCATTTTGTAGACCATCCAGAATAAACTTTCCCTTTTCATTGGTAGCAACTCCTTCTTTGGTTTCTACAACCAATACAGTAGCATAGTTTACAGGTTTTCCATTTTGGTCAGTTATTGTACCCGAAACAGAAAGCTCCTGTGCCAGTAAAATAAATGGCAGGTTTATAATGAGTAATATTAGATATAAAAATCTTTTGGCTAATCGGTAAGTAATCATGATTATTAGTTTTTTAGAATATTCTGGATTTCCAGAATAGTGGAGGTATTAACCATCACATGGTGCAGCTTGGAAAGCTCTTGCAAACTGAACATAAATGCCATATTGGCTACAGAAGTACTTACAACAATATTTCTGCAACATGGACACTTATCTTGACTGGCACCTTTCAAAGTGTTTTCCACACAGTTTTTTAACTGGTAGAATTCCTTTGGAAGAAGCTTCAGACAAACATTTCCGAAACTCATTTGAATAGCGGCAGTCTTTTTACATTGAGCCGAGTAGGCGTAATCATTTTCGTCAATTAATTTGAATGATGTTGACATCTTTAAATTTTTTTGATGATATGATGCTGTAACTGATCGCCTGATGAGCAAACTGGAAAGTCTGCTTCAGGCAACTCAGTTGGTGTTTTTGATCTTTAAAATCTACCCAATACAAAACCGGGATTACTGAAAAAGCAGTAATCAAAATTTGAATGAAACTAAGTGTTGAAAAATATTATCTAGTAATTAGCGGCTTACATTATTTCCGGTGTTTGTAATAGATAAATTTGTTATTGAAAGAAGCATAAGCTTCTACCTCCATTGGTTTATGTTAGCTTACTACTTTGGCGAATGAATCTGAAAGATTATTTACTAATTCTTTCCATTCAATAGTTTGTGGAATCCCCGGTTTTCTTATTCCGAAAAACTGGGCAATCATCTCTTTATTGGCATCGAAAATCTCTATAGAAATTACTGAGCCATCTGTAGTTGGTTTTTCAACTATCCAAGCGCTATCTACCAAATCTGCTCTTAAGTGCATATTAAAATTAGGGTCTAGTACATTTAACCAGCGTTCTGCACCAGTGTGGCCTCTTTCCAATAATCGAATGGTTCTTACCTTATCCTGATGGATTTGCAAGTTACCTCTGTTGCCTGCAAAAATCATAATGGGTAACTTTTGCTTTGCAGCATCTTCGAGTAAAGGCTGAATACTTTTTGTATCGATTTGCTGAGTAAATTTGCCTTCTGCCAATTCCAAAGCATGGTAGCGATGCACATTATACTTTCTTAATAAAGGAAAGAAATCGTGTGTGTCTTTCAAGTTTGCCCAAGCTTCTAATAGCGCTTCTGCATTTGGATTTGCATCAAACTCAATGGGCTCATAAACACTAGTTTCTTGTGCTTTACTCTGATTTTCAGATTTAAAATCTGCTACAATTTGCTCAAGTGCTTCGTAGTTGCTTTTGTCTTGTAGGTAAATTTTGGTAACCGCATTTCCCTCATGATCAAAAACTTGAATACTAGTGAGCAGGCGGTCTTTTTTCATTTGCTTTACAGCAAAAGCCACATGCCAAGACTTAAGAAATACCCTTGTTTCAATTGGACCAATTACAGTTCCGATTTTATGATCGCCTCTACCAAAAACATTTACCTTTTCAAACTCTCCTTTGTGTTCGAGAATGCAAGCATCGTTTCTTGTGAGCGACATTACCCTGCCTAGCTCCGGCAGTCTTTTCAATAAATCTTCCCAGTTAGAATTTAATCTTACAGTTTCTTCATTTAAGGTAGTTGCCAGTAATTGTGCTTCACTTGAGTTAAGTGCAATTGCCGCTTCTCTAATTCTTATGCCCGGTTTTTCCACTTCTAGTGCTTTCCAGGCTTCGTAAAGTTCTTCTGGTGATTTTGTTTTAGTTGAATTGTCCATATGAAATTGTATTTAAATTTTTTGTCTGCATGTTTAAAATAGATTTTGGAACTATAATTAGTTGGCCATTATCTTCAATTAGTTTTACCGGATGCGAAAATGTTTCTTCAATTACATCGGTAGTGGCAACATCGTTACAAGCACCATAGGCTATTGTTTGTCCTTCTTTTAAAAATAAAATATCATCTGCATACTGAATCGCCAGATTGAGATCGTGCAAAATAGCCAGTACACCAATGTGGCGGTTGCATTGCTTTTTGGCTAAAGCCAATAGTGCATGTTGCTGAGCCAAATCGAGGCTAGATGTAGGCTCATCAAGTAGCAAATACTTTGGATCAGGAGAGTTATGTAGCAATTGAGCAATTACTCTTGCCATTTGTACTCGCTGCTTTTCTCCACCTGAAAGCGTTTGGTAATATCTTCCTCTGTATTTATTTAAGCCTGTTAATACTATGGCTTGATCAATTGCTTCGTGTTTTTCTGCTGAGGAATCTTTAAAAGCATACCTGCCAATTTCAATAACCTGTTCTACAGTAAAAGGGAAATTTACCACTGTATGTTGGGGAAGTATGGCTCTGAGTTTAGATAATTCATGATTTTTAAAATCACTAATATTTTTCCCGTTGAGCTTAACTGCACCAGTAAATTTCTTTGTTTCTCCTGAAAGTATTTTTAGCAATGTGGTTTTACCTGCACCATTAGGCCCTACTACTGCCGTAAATTTACCCGGCTCAATCTGAAGTGAACAGTTCCTGAGAATGGTTTTTCTACCAATACTTTTCGATATATGTTCGATTGTAAACATCAGATTAATTTTTTCTTTTTACTTGAAATAAGTAGATAAATGAAAAATGGAGTGCCAATTACCGCAGTAACTACACCTATTGGTAATTCGGCGGGTATTACAATAGTTCGAGCAAAAATATCTGCCAAAAGTAGTAAACAAGCACCTCCAATTGCCGAGCAAGGTAAAACTAAAGTATGATCAGATGTAAAACTGATTCTGATAATGTGAGGAACAACTAAACCCACAAAACCAATAATGCCGGTAAAGGCTACTGAAACACCTACTGCCATGGCACTAAACAACACAGTAAGCAGCTTCACTTTCTCTACCGATACGCCAGAATGAAAAGCCTCAGACTCTCCCAAAGCTATGGCATTTAGCGATCTACTCATTGTTATAAGGCCTGTGCATGCAATGCCAATCAATGGGAAAAGTATGTTTAGTTTCTCCCAAGTAGCTGAGCTTAAGTCGCCCAATGTCCAGAAAGTGTAGGAGCGCAATTGGGCATCGTCTGCATAAAAAATGGATAAACCAATTGCTGCTCCTGCTAGCGAAGTTATAGCAACTCCCGCCAGAATCAGATAAGTAATTTGAGTTTTGCCTTCGGATTTACTGAGTTTTAAGGTGAAGGCTGTGGCTAAGCCTCCACCCAAAAAAGCAAAAAGAGGCATTAAGTAAGTTCTTGAAATTTCGAGCAGTGCAGGGGCCATTGTTCCCATAAACATAATGACGAATATAGCTCCCAATGCTGCTCCGCTAGATACACCGATAATTCCGGGTTCCACCAGCGGGTTTCTAAATAAACCTTGTAATGCTGCGCCACTAATACCCAGCGCTGCGCCCACCGAAATGGTGAGCAACAAGCGCGGTAGTCGGATATTAATTAAAACCAATTCTTTCATCTCATCTATGCCTGAAATTAGCCCCAGCTTTTGTGCAAAAACCTGCGCAATATCGATGGGAGATATAGCTACTGAGCCAATTGCCATTGAGCTAAAGAATAGCAAGCCGAGCAGCCCAAACATCAATAAGATGGTAAGTGTATGTTTTGAGATATTTTTGTTAGTGAGCGCGATCTGCATTTTATTCTTCAGTTGGATGAGTTAGTTGAAAAAGTTCCTGAGCAGCTTCTGCAATTCTTGGCCCCCAATTAGTGAGTTTTATGCCGTCTATGGCTATAATCTGTCTCTTTTTGCCAGCAGTAGTTTGTGCCACTCCGGTTACTTCTAGCACTTTATCAATCCCTCCAACACTTGCCAAACCAGACTCAAAAAAGAGAATGTAATCTGGGTTAGTCTGAATAAGCGCTTCTGCATTAAGCGGTTTATAACCAGAGACTTCTGGCAAGGCATTTTTTGCCCCAGCGATCTCCAATATTTCAAAATCTGTATCAATTGCTCCTGCTACTTGCATTGTGCCCATCCCTCTGGCATACACACACAGAATAGTTGGGCGAGCTTGGCTAGCATTTACTTTCTGTTTAACTATATCTAATTCAGTTTCAATTTTAGTGATAAGTGCTTCACCTTCTTTTTCTTTATCTAGAGCTGTTGCTATCGCTCTTATTCTGTTCTTTGTACTTTCAAAGTTTCCTTCTCTTTCGAGTACCAATGTTTTAATTCCAGTGGATTTGATCTGTGTTATCAACTCATCTTTCACATAATCTTTTTCAAAAATTACTAGATCGGGTTTTTGAGAGATAATTCCCTCTGCACTAATCGAACTTCTGTAACCGATAGAAGGCAGCGAAGTCAGCTTAGAAGGGTAAAGACTGGTTCGGTCCGTAGCAATAATTTTATCACACAAACCTAGTTCGCAAACGATCTCAGAGTTGGCGCTTCCGGCGGTGATAATTCTATCCTGAGCTTTTACAAAAAAGCTTGATAGTAGAAAAAAGGCAAGCGGGAGTATGTAGTAATTCATCTTTATTTTAATTTAGACTAATTCTAAATAATGCAAGTATAAGCCTGAAATGGATTAGAATCAAGGGTTTTTGAGAAAAAGTTTTAAGGATTTAATAAAATAGTAGTAGAAATAGCTTCTGGCTAATGCAGTGCTATTATTTAACATAAACTTTATCAAATGGATAGAAAAGTTGATGAAGGCTAAAAATTACTTTCGTTTGAATCGTCATTTATTTATTAATGTAAAAACATACGGTAAGTGCTATGTGTTAAGAACTAAGCATAAAAGTTATTCAATTAAATACGTACTCAATTTCTGTATAAAGATTAGTAAGCAAATGATATTTACTTCTAATTTTAATTTTGTTAATTGATATATTTAATTGTTAGCTTTAGCAAAGTAAGAAATTTCATTTTTCGAAGAAATAGACTAATTACCAGTGCATATCTAAATGATAAATAAAGTAAAAAAAGGCAGAAGACAAATTGTGTTGGTAGTCTCTGGGCTCGCTATGATTACCAGTATTGTGGTAATTATAGGGTGGGTATTTAACATAAGTTCAGTTTTAAATATAGTTGTTGGAGGCCCGACAATGAAATTTAACACTGCTCTGTGTTTTTTTTTATCTGCACTAGGTATCACACTTGCATTTAGCAGAAAAATACATTTCAAATCGATTAGTAGATTATTAGGTTTCTTGGTACTTTTTATAGGCAGCTTTAGTCTAGGAGAATACCTCTTCTCAGTGCCATCTTTTTTAGATAACTTCTTTGTAAATGATCTACTCTCGGGCGATTATCCGGGTAGAATGTCTGCTGGCACAGCTTTTTGTTTTTCAATGTTGGGCTTGTGTCTAATAGCTATTCAAACAGAGCAATTAATAATTCTTAAAACTGTACAGCATGTTTTAATGCTGGTTTTAGTAATAGCATTTGTATCCCTAATCACTTTTATTTTGGAAGTCCCAACAGCAAACAAGGTGTTTTTTATCAATACTATGGCTGTACACACTTCAATGCTATTTATATTATTAGCAGCAAGTCTATCATTCAAAAATATTCATTTGGGCTTTACTGCTTTAATTTTTGAAGATTATGATGGTAGTAAATTAATTAGAAAGCTTATTCCATTTATTGTACTTCTTTCAATTAGTTTAACCTACATTTTGTTGATCGTGATAAATAGTAACATCATCAATTACGATTTTGGATTAGTCTTTTCAACTGTTGTATTTATCTTAATTAGTGTTTTGTATATATCTGTTATTGGAATAGATCTAAATAAAAAGG includes:
- a CDS encoding metallophosphoesterase, producing MRKLTFLIGALLIIFQASAQTGRFVVNPYLQFGTKNSIKILWETSIPGNSIVEYGPSQFDVDSPNLSLKYFSDENTIMHEVLLENLEEETPYFYKVTTILESGDKLETAVSTFKTAVSDNSAFAFAVFSDSQGNPDVWGKLTTLAWQERPDFGLHAGDLVSYGYMKDDWVDEYLNPSNTFTKRYPIFSVPGNHEVDAPFYYQYSANPEPEYRYTFKYGNAEFFMVDTNRDIQPGSVQYQWLEWQLAKSDATWKIVVHHHPPYSSEANDFGDTEYEKSTLGDTDTRNLVPLFEKYLVDIVFYGHIHTYERTWPIFQNKINQQKGVLYLNVGGAGGHLEVAQPTRAWFTRKLKSTHHFGYVTVFDKTIEFQAMDENGNVFDSFSMVKNTNKGENEILAKEPPTPMVLPAQSVFPESLTVEMQTLYDNMSIRYTLDGTKPTKSSTLYKKPFTISETTTVKAVAFNRTGKSQVITKKFEKEALHETSNVSNPKRGLDYTYFEGEISDPADFNQLQEIRKGKTTFLNFEEVLHRNTAWGISFDGFIKVDADGVYYFEGHAAGYVRLYVDGKLLLSDKREDVNVGTEIALKEGYHKIKVEFYSYKRGEAFMDLFMEGPELERAPISPMKLYRESK
- a CDS encoding DUF6686 family protein, encoding MSCIPEILLEGNYFNIARCRHCKRIGLYYKNLLVGFTPEAFEKFSDAFVKLNFQKMALKFPDGHKHIIINTCHHDIQLNFIEKEFDEMKEMLEQASVLLEAKDVLDNYRKK
- a CDS encoding HmuY family protein; translation: MRNITNTFYLLLMLAASLFGFTSCDDDDEGESVVLDLVTDVHATDESGITYFDLEGGTTLTQADSNSTTWDIAFNGSTIMINGGTSGPGEGAAQIVEGVFETITSAPTSGYSVDSAEGYAIPAGSNNGWYSYTAMSEPQHAILPIPGVVIVLKTGDGNYAKVEMISYYEGNPDTSTDEFADLSTRPSSQYYTFQYAVQTNGNIEF
- a CDS encoding TonB-dependent receptor, whose amino-acid sequence is MITYRLAKRFLYLILLIINLPFILLAQELSVSGTITDQNGKPVNYATVLVVETKEGVATNEKGKFILDGLQNGTYTLKITRIGHKTIQKEIEVNNGKAPQLNIKLEEDEKQLSEITITATRTSRAVENVPLPVEIISEEQIEQMGSFRLNEVLMEQAGLQIVSDHGTGLQMQGLSSDYIKILIDGEPVIGRTAGTLDLSRITVNNIAQIEIIRGPSSSLYGSEAMAGVVNIITKKDKSGFDSSLRMRYRSFNTFNTSANASYSNDKFAISMFADRMSSKGYDLAKETISKTAPPYESYTFNPKISYKFSDKVKLKINARYYTESQENTEDITLDDGSTVRVDNDAKQDDWNLMPTLNINFNDNHRLQLRNYTTGYNTEQTYTYQSDGGIYDESYFEQLFNRTEAQYDWYISDKHITTLGVGHYIETVEATRYDDVNAFRANYGFVQHQWIPSSKFNVIVGGRFDTHSEYKSRFSPKIAAGYEVNDWVKIQASFGGGYKAPDFRQLLLNFTNPTVGYTVIGSSIVQERIAELEAEGLIQTYYMDPADVEAIKAETSIAYNFGVKLHPISKLHININAFRNEISNLINSTPIALKTNGQSVFSYMNMEEVVTQGVEIKADYQVLDNLSFSLGYQYLDSRDVAAVEEIKNGEVYTRNPKTNITSLVSLSDYGGLVNRSRHTGNVKLYYYNNKYDFDLSLRGIYRGKWGIGDSNGNGIVDLDSEYADGYILLNLAINKKLFGWLTLEAGANNLLDKVNTYQPTVAGRLWYGGINLKFPNSNN
- a CDS encoding DUF6686 family protein: MSTSFKLIDENDYAYSAQCKKTAAIQMSFGNVCLKLLPKEFYQLKNCVENTLKGASQDKCPCCRNIVVSTSVANMAFMFSLQELSKLHHVMVNTSTILEIQNILKN
- a CDS encoding hemin-degrading factor, producing the protein MDNSTKTKSPEELYEAWKALEVEKPGIRIREAAIALNSSEAQLLATTLNEETVRLNSNWEDLLKRLPELGRVMSLTRNDACILEHKGEFEKVNVFGRGDHKIGTVIGPIETRVFLKSWHVAFAVKQMKKDRLLTSIQVFDHEGNAVTKIYLQDKSNYEALEQIVADFKSENQSKAQETSVYEPIEFDANPNAEALLEAWANLKDTHDFFPLLRKYNVHRYHALELAEGKFTQQIDTKSIQPLLEDAAKQKLPIMIFAGNRGNLQIHQDKVRTIRLLERGHTGAERWLNVLDPNFNMHLRADLVDSAWIVEKPTTDGSVISIEIFDANKEMIAQFFGIRKPGIPQTIEWKELVNNLSDSFAKVVS
- a CDS encoding heme ABC transporter ATP-binding protein — its product is MFTIEHISKSIGRKTILRNCSLQIEPGKFTAVVGPNGAGKTTLLKILSGETKKFTGAVKLNGKNISDFKNHELSKLRAILPQHTVVNFPFTVEQVIEIGRYAFKDSSAEKHEAIDQAIVLTGLNKYRGRYYQTLSGGEKQRVQMARVIAQLLHNSPDPKYLLLDEPTSSLDLAQQHALLALAKKQCNRHIGVLAILHDLNLAIQYADDILFLKEGQTIAYGACNDVATTDVIEETFSHPVKLIEDNGQLIIVPKSILNMQTKNLNTISYGQFN
- a CDS encoding FecCD family ABC transporter permease, producing MQIALTNKNISKHTLTILLMFGLLGLLFFSSMAIGSVAISPIDIAQVFAQKLGLISGIDEMKELVLINIRLPRLLLTISVGAALGISGAALQGLFRNPLVEPGIIGVSSGAALGAIFVIMFMGTMAPALLEISRTYLMPLFAFLGGGLATAFTLKLSKSEGKTQITYLILAGVAITSLAGAAIGLSIFYADDAQLRSYTFWTLGDLSSATWEKLNILFPLIGIACTGLITMSRSLNAIALGESEAFHSGVSVEKVKLLTVLFSAMAVGVSVAFTGIIGFVGLVVPHIIRISFTSDHTLVLPCSAIGGACLLLLADIFARTIVIPAELPIGVVTAVIGTPFFIYLLISSKKKKLI